The sequence below is a genomic window from Thermococcus sp..
GCACATCCCCCCCTGTGATAGGGTCAGGCACCTTGGCGAGCTCTTCGAGAACGGCTCTGTAGTGCTCGGGCCAGTCACGGTCGGGCATGTAAACCTTCAATTTTTCTCACCAGCGAAACCTCTGGTTGTCCATTTATAAGCTTTCCTGGGCAGCTTTGAGTAAACCTGCTCTCCTCACACACCTTTATGACGGCTCAGGAGAACCTCAAGCTGGTTCCCGAAGAACTCCACCGGTGCGTTTATGTATTCAGGCTGTCCCTGGGTCACGTCCTCCAGGTATTCCGAGTGACTCCTTATGGCGGCATAGTGGGCCTTCTCCTGCGCTGCCAGGAAACCAAATATCTGCTCGTGCTCCGGGAGCCGCTTCTTGAGGTGGCCGTATATTCTCTCCGCAGTTTTTTCATTAACAAGGGCGACCTGCATGGCCTCTATAAGGTTCGCAACGGTCTCAACCCTCACCGCCGTCTCCGCGAGCGGTATGCCCTTTGGAACGACGTAGTTTCTGTCACCAAAAAGCCTCTCGTGGAGCTTGAGAAGGATCTTCTTGTGTCCTTCCTCCGCCGTGGCTAGGTCGTCGAAGAACCTTCCAAGGAGCTCCCCACATTTGGGGGTCAGATTCTTGTAGAAGTTCCTTGCATCCTCCTCCGAGGCTATGGCATAGCCAAGAACCTCCTTTGGGGGAAGCCTTGCCAATCTATCAACAACATCATCCATATAACATCACCCTATCCACGTTATTCATTGAAGTATTTAAACATCCCGAATGAGCAAAATGAAAATTCGAGTAGAAAATTAGCGTGTTAGCAACGAAAACGGAGCAGTTAGCGTGGGGGGTTCAGAGGATAAACTTAAGAGGTTTGACTTCAAACTAAGAGTGGTGATGCAGATGTTGAGTGAAAGGATGCTTAAGGCCCTAAACGAGCAGGTGACGAAGGAACTCTTCTCCGCCTACTTCTATCTTGGTATAGCCGCGTACTTCAAGGACAAGGGCTTCGATGGCTTTGCGAACTGGATGGAGGCTCAGGCCGAGGAGGAGCTCGGCCACGCCATAAGGATATACGACTACGTTTTTGAACGGGGTGGAAAGGTCGAGCTTGGAAGAATTGAGATGCCCAAGCAAGACTTCGCCAGTCCATTGAAGGCCTTTGAGGCGGTTTACCTCCACGAGGTCGGCGTTACAGAGTCGATATATAAGCTAGTGGACATAGCCGAGGGAGAGAAAGACCGCGCCACCTACCAGTTCCTCCAGTGGTTCATCGAGGAGCAGGTGGAGGAAGAGGCAACGGCCAAGGCGATAGTGGACAAGCTGAAGATTATCGGCGACAACCCTCAGGGCCTTTTCATGCTCGACAGGGAGCTTGGCCAGAGGCAGGCGAGGCTCAGGAGCCTGTTAGTCCAGTCAGGGCAATGATTTCTTTTCTTCCATTTGTTTCGGCGGTAGAAATATAAATAAGGGAATTCACGCCTTCAGAAGTCCAGGAATCTCCCCTAAGTCCGGCACTTCCCTTATCGGATAGACCTTGAAGAACGCAACCTTTCCTTCTTCGTCTATGAGGACGTTTGCCCTCTCTGAGAAGCCCTCCTTTTCGCGGAACAGGCCGTAGAGCTTCGCAACAGCTC
It includes:
- a CDS encoding ferritin family protein; this translates as MDDVVDRLARLPPKEVLGYAIASEEDARNFYKNLTPKCGELLGRFFDDLATAEEGHKKILLKLHERLFGDRNYVVPKGIPLAETAVRVETVANLIEAMQVALVNEKTAERIYGHLKKRLPEHEQIFGFLAAQEKAHYAAIRSHSEYLEDVTQGQPEYINAPVEFFGNQLEVLLSRHKGV
- a CDS encoding ferritin, with translation MLSERMLKALNEQVTKELFSAYFYLGIAAYFKDKGFDGFANWMEAQAEEELGHAIRIYDYVFERGGKVELGRIEMPKQDFASPLKAFEAVYLHEVGVTESIYKLVDIAEGEKDRATYQFLQWFIEEQVEEEATAKAIVDKLKIIGDNPQGLFMLDRELGQRQARLRSLLVQSGQ